A genome region from Akkermansiaceae bacterium includes the following:
- a CDS encoding FAD-dependent oxidoreductase encodes MPSPAARYIGILLLACGLFLSAATVCRAQTSADVIVYGSTPGGYCAAIGAAREGASVILLEPTTHVGGMNTGGLCFSDSDQMYREQLMGLFHEWHLRIQKDYESRGVTLPYDVNVKNQATWSYEALVAQRVTDAMLAEAGVKVLTGRYLKSVTRNGPCITGIVTGNGTFTGRVFIDGSYEGDLMAAAGVSWRIDRESRAEFGESYAGRQYPKARMDINGFDDEGKPLPLITAVGKGPDEIGDDELMVYSYRIPMTKDAANKVAMPAPKNYDPARFELIRRFVKRHGEGKVSFSYLPVPNNKIDANNAIGSQFSIGLIGGAKDWAEADEAGRAAILEAHKQYTLEMIHFMKTDPVFSQKRRDDIAGWGLCADEFADYGHFPPQLYVRASRRMKGLHVMTQADILDNPTKPDPIMVASFPLDSHDCRRVAIKGGGVINEGTIFPVRQMPERIGYPHHVPYRAILPQPAECDNLLVPVALSCTHVAMSSLRIEATWMLIGQSAGIAAALAADQDVAVQDLPYAKLKPRLEAQGQVLTLPKGFKPFKSAKGAEPDKSGVKKTPPVPTGKPPKVD; translated from the coding sequence ATGCCGTCCCCAGCCGCAAGATATATCGGCATACTGCTCCTGGCCTGCGGGCTTTTTCTGTCCGCCGCAACCGTCTGCCGCGCCCAGACCAGCGCCGATGTCATCGTCTATGGCTCGACTCCCGGCGGCTACTGCGCGGCGATCGGCGCGGCGCGCGAGGGCGCCTCGGTGATCCTGCTCGAACCCACCACCCACGTCGGCGGAATGAACACCGGCGGCCTCTGCTTCAGCGACTCCGACCAGATGTATCGCGAGCAGCTGATGGGGCTTTTCCACGAGTGGCACCTGCGCATCCAGAAGGACTACGAGAGCCGTGGCGTCACCCTGCCCTATGATGTGAACGTGAAAAACCAGGCCACCTGGTCCTACGAGGCCCTTGTCGCGCAGCGAGTGACCGATGCCATGCTCGCCGAGGCCGGGGTGAAGGTGCTCACCGGGCGCTACCTGAAATCGGTCACCAGGAACGGCCCGTGCATCACCGGCATCGTCACCGGCAACGGCACCTTCACCGGGCGGGTTTTCATCGACGGCAGCTACGAGGGCGACCTGATGGCCGCCGCAGGCGTGAGTTGGCGCATCGACCGCGAGAGCCGCGCCGAATTCGGGGAATCCTACGCCGGACGCCAGTATCCCAAGGCGCGCATGGACATCAACGGTTTCGACGACGAGGGCAAGCCCTTGCCGCTGATCACCGCCGTCGGGAAAGGCCCCGACGAGATCGGCGACGATGAACTGATGGTTTACAGCTACCGCATTCCCATGACCAAGGACGCGGCCAACAAGGTCGCCATGCCCGCACCGAAGAATTACGATCCCGCCCGTTTCGAGTTGATCCGCCGCTTCGTGAAACGCCATGGCGAGGGAAAGGTGAGCTTCAGCTACCTGCCGGTGCCCAACAACAAGATCGACGCCAACAACGCGATCGGCTCGCAGTTTTCCATCGGGCTGATCGGCGGGGCGAAGGACTGGGCCGAGGCGGACGAGGCCGGGCGTGCGGCGATCCTCGAGGCGCACAAGCAATACACGCTGGAGATGATTCATTTCATGAAAACGGATCCGGTCTTCAGCCAGAAACGGCGCGACGACATCGCCGGTTGGGGACTCTGCGCGGACGAGTTCGCGGACTACGGCCACTTCCCGCCCCAGCTCTACGTGCGCGCGAGCCGCCGCATGAAGGGCCTGCATGTGATGACCCAGGCGGACATCCTCGACAACCCCACGAAGCCGGATCCGATCATGGTCGCCTCTTTCCCGCTCGACTCGCACGACTGCCGCCGGGTGGCGATCAAGGGCGGCGGCGTGATCAACGAGGGCACCATTTTCCCGGTGCGCCAGATGCCGGAGCGGATCGGCTACCCGCATCATGTGCCTTATCGCGCCATCCTCCCGCAGCCCGCCGAATGCGACAACCTGCTGGTTCCCGTGGCGCTGTCCTGCACCCACGTGGCGATGTCCTCGCTGCGCATCGAGGCGACCTGGATGCTCATCGGCCAGAGCGCGGGCATCGCGGCGGCGCTGGCGGCCGACCAGGACGTGGCGGTGCAGGATCTGCCTTATGCGAAGCTCAAGCCCCGCCTTGAGGCGCAGGGACAGGTGCTGACACTGCCCAAGGGCTTCAAGCCGTTCAAGTCGGCGAAAGGCGCCGAACCCGACAAAAGCGGCGTGAAGAAAACCCCGCCCGTTCCCACCGGCAAGCCGCCCAAGGTGGATTGA
- a CDS encoding FAD-dependent oxidoreductase, which translates to MKKSDISPNRLQARPKFWPFAILGLCMAALSSHVAFGSIRMEPVFMILGQSAGTAAVLAIDKGVAVQQVGYGELKSMLLEGGQRL; encoded by the coding sequence ATGAAAAAATCCGACATTTCCCCAAACCGTTTGCAAGCCCGCCCCAAGTTCTGGCCATTTGCCATACTCGGCCTGTGCATGGCGGCGCTATCCTCCCACGTTGCCTTCGGTTCGATCCGAATGGAGCCGGTGTTCATGATCCTCGGCCAGAGCGCCGGAACCGCCGCGGTTCTCGCGATCGACAAAGGCGTGGCCGTCCAGCAGGTGGGCTACGGGGAGCTGAAAAGCATGCTATTGGAGGGCGGGCAGAGACTGTAG
- a CDS encoding MoxR family ATPase yields the protein MSENTSSSAAKEAEEFRTAFKRVKTEVGRMMVGQKDVIDGVLTALMAGGHVLLEGVPGLGKTMLVRSLGEALDLKFSRIQFTPDMMPADIQGTSVLVEKSGGGQEVQFREGPLVSSLVLADEINRATPKTQSALLEAMQEKQLTVGNRTIKLQEPYCVMATQNPVEQEGTYPLPEAQLDRFLFKLVVGYPTEGEYHDILNRTTSSDDVVVKKVSTGEEINRLRGVVRGVPVPEHVQGYAIRLVMATQPGSQYAPPMVNEFVSLGSSPRGAQSLLLAGKVRALLGERFAVSCDDVRDIAMAALRHRVMVNFHGISEGITADRIIEEVLSTVKQPNAPALA from the coding sequence ATGAGCGAAAACACATCCAGCAGCGCGGCCAAGGAGGCCGAGGAGTTCCGAACCGCCTTCAAAAGGGTCAAGACCGAGGTCGGTCGAATGATGGTCGGCCAGAAAGACGTCATCGACGGCGTGCTCACCGCCCTCATGGCCGGCGGCCACGTCCTGCTTGAAGGCGTTCCGGGCTTGGGAAAAACCATGTTGGTCCGCTCCCTTGGCGAAGCGCTCGACCTGAAGTTTTCGCGCATCCAGTTCACCCCGGACATGATGCCCGCCGACATCCAAGGCACCTCGGTTCTCGTGGAGAAATCCGGAGGCGGTCAGGAAGTCCAGTTCCGCGAGGGACCGCTGGTTTCCAGTCTCGTCCTCGCCGACGAGATCAACCGCGCCACACCCAAGACCCAGAGCGCCCTGCTAGAGGCGATGCAGGAGAAGCAACTGACCGTCGGCAACCGCACCATCAAATTGCAGGAGCCCTATTGCGTCATGGCCACCCAGAATCCGGTCGAGCAGGAAGGCACCTACCCCTTGCCCGAAGCGCAGCTCGACCGGTTCCTTTTCAAACTGGTCGTCGGCTACCCGACCGAAGGGGAATACCACGACATCCTCAATCGCACGACCAGCAGCGATGACGTTGTCGTGAAGAAAGTCTCCACCGGCGAGGAGATCAACCGCTTGCGCGGTGTCGTCCGTGGCGTTCCCGTGCCCGAGCACGTGCAAGGCTATGCGATCCGGCTGGTCATGGCGACACAGCCCGGCAGCCAGTATGCGCCGCCCATGGTCAACGAGTTTGTCTCGCTCGGCTCCAGCCCGCGCGGCGCGCAAAGCCTCCTTCTCGCCGGTAAAGTCCGCGCCCTTCTCGGAGAGCGCTTCGCGGTGAGCTGCGACGACGTCCGCGACATTGCCATGGCGGCCTTGCGTCACCGCGTCATGGTGAATTTCCACGGCATCTCCGAAGGCATCACCGCCGACCGGATCATCGAGGAAGTCCTCTCCACAGTGAAACAGCCCAACGCCCCGGCGCTGGCTTGA
- a CDS encoding 6-bladed beta-propeller — MMHRRRFLATAALAAAPNILTAAKTAESPVIVGHGSHRYRVEKNWSKADHAKVPLENCHEMIQASDGRLFLVTDHPKNNVLIYNTDGALLDHWTLDSKTAHGLTLQREGGVDFLHITMTEGRVVKTTLDGEVLLELDPPHKTGAYTADLPYHPTETAIGPNGDIYVIDGYGSQFILRHSAGGKFLGKFGGRSSMPEKPGKFMQAHGIALDTRGPEPLLVCTARIRNELAWFSLDGKHQRTEYYPGAYLSRPVIHGENLYSAVCFGFRENDYRMWTGRGFILILDKDNKAISCPGGATPLYENGTLKALMKEGDLVNNGHDVCIDHNKDLYLCQWNSGRIPPYKLHLLPS; from the coding sequence ATGATGCACCGCCGCCGCTTCCTCGCCACCGCCGCGCTCGCCGCTGCGCCGAACATCCTGACCGCCGCGAAAACCGCGGAGTCGCCCGTCATCGTCGGCCACGGCAGCCACCGCTACCGCGTGGAGAAAAACTGGTCGAAGGCGGATCATGCGAAAGTCCCCTTGGAGAACTGCCATGAAATGATCCAGGCCTCCGACGGGCGACTGTTCCTCGTGACCGACCATCCGAAGAACAACGTCCTCATCTACAACACCGATGGCGCCTTGCTCGACCATTGGACCTTGGACTCAAAGACCGCCCACGGCCTCACCCTTCAGCGCGAGGGCGGTGTCGATTTCCTCCACATCACGATGACCGAAGGCAGGGTCGTGAAAACCACCTTGGACGGCGAGGTTCTGCTGGAGCTCGATCCGCCCCACAAGACCGGCGCATACACGGCGGATCTGCCCTATCACCCCACCGAGACTGCCATCGGCCCGAATGGCGATATCTACGTGATCGACGGCTACGGCTCGCAGTTCATCCTCCGCCACTCGGCCGGGGGAAAGTTTCTCGGGAAATTCGGAGGCAGGAGCTCGATGCCGGAAAAGCCCGGGAAATTCATGCAGGCGCACGGCATCGCGCTCGACACCCGCGGCCCGGAACCGCTGCTCGTCTGCACCGCCCGCATCCGCAACGAACTCGCCTGGTTCTCCCTCGATGGGAAACACCAGCGCACGGAATACTATCCTGGCGCCTATCTCAGCCGCCCCGTCATCCACGGCGAAAACCTCTACTCCGCCGTGTGCTTCGGCTTCCGTGAAAACGATTACCGCATGTGGACGGGACGCGGGTTCATCCTCATCCTCGATAAGGACAACAAAGCCATCTCCTGCCCCGGCGGCGCAACTCCGCTTTATGAAAACGGAACACTCAAGGCTCTCATGAAAGAAGGCGACCTCGTCAACAACGGCCATGATGTCTGCATCGATCACAACAAAGACCTCTACCTCTGCCAGTGGAACTCCGGCAGGATCCCTCCCTACAAACTCCACCTCCTGCCAAGCTGA
- a CDS encoding PQQ-binding-like beta-propeller repeat protein produces the protein MLTQRLFLLPLLLGTFALRAAAAPVTAHDADIDRVRAEIRTAPTSAETYRERSLLMFLWLASLQQQGADTHPFFDIDKKYYELENAVLNRQGAAREEALREMSRIIDAGFAKLEEIQAKLNRNGTIYQPFTADPATAPTGGDMEADWPMFQGNKHNTGHTNAPGPKTGELAWKFPVGLGWYARPTVEGDRVYVASPGMHTTSLCLDMETGNEIWKSTQMHPLFGIYKYPAIMSTPVIAGDRIILREVNSHGGNEGQARNLVYLDKNTGKTLSRKFAGHIDYRTQLAPVASNGKYTVYPFGVHDIYGYPAVCQNFNRLICADADNERRLWDFNVGDIDALAEPVMTEDRVLQGTSEGYLYSLKLAGTNRHDLVAWKFHAEGAVNTAVTVAGGNVFFGSNGGVLYALKESDGSLVWETRVEAPEKGARKQFTVPLFLDGKIYVGGANKHLYCLDAKSGEIEWKTKLSDWIRSKPAMTSTGLLVASVDGKIACLNKTDGKIQWSKTISTHQVYSDLVSAGDSVLVSDSDLWLRRIGASGEVLWKRSLLNAYENEKGERIFTDVLSGGTYYQSKPTAADGIVYFGNAAGFLFAVDADTGEEIWKFEMGGAISVGPAIGEGKVFAGQQGGERFFYCVDAKTGELVWKQTLPGGWVWGSAAYDDGMVYVPTVNGYAVCLDAKTGHIVWMYPTAKSIPAEPAIDGDLVFFGSWSGSLYAFEKKTGEIVWKVNGIELDSGTLIAYEGKIYVPHHANVFMSFDAKTGAILSEGNKNPQHAGNFSNFNATPAFFENRAYYTARVGQGLRGVPTASRIYCVDTENAEVLWTFPDGGGLSAPAIANGRVYIGSGNTPFFYCLDALTGKPLWIHKFNQRVEESTLCIYRDKVFVLAGDGYVHAIK, from the coding sequence ATGCTTACCCAACGCCTTTTCCTCCTCCCTCTCTTACTCGGAACGTTCGCATTGCGAGCCGCAGCCGCCCCGGTGACCGCCCACGATGCGGATATAGACCGAGTGAGGGCAGAGATCAGGACCGCGCCCACGTCGGCCGAAACCTACCGCGAGCGCTCGCTCCTGATGTTCCTCTGGCTGGCCTCACTGCAGCAACAGGGCGCGGACACGCATCCGTTTTTCGACATCGATAAAAAATACTACGAACTGGAGAACGCGGTGCTCAACCGGCAGGGCGCGGCGCGTGAAGAGGCACTGCGCGAGATGAGCCGGATCATCGACGCGGGCTTCGCCAAGCTGGAGGAAATCCAGGCCAAGCTGAACCGGAACGGCACGATCTACCAACCCTTTACCGCCGACCCCGCGACGGCCCCAACCGGCGGCGACATGGAGGCGGATTGGCCGATGTTCCAGGGCAACAAGCACAACACCGGCCACACCAACGCGCCCGGCCCGAAGACGGGGGAGCTGGCTTGGAAATTTCCGGTGGGTCTCGGTTGGTATGCGCGGCCGACTGTCGAGGGCGACCGGGTCTATGTCGCTTCCCCCGGCATGCACACCACGAGTCTCTGCCTCGACATGGAGACCGGAAATGAGATCTGGAAGTCCACCCAGATGCATCCGCTTTTCGGCATCTACAAATACCCGGCGATCATGTCCACGCCGGTGATCGCGGGCGACAGGATCATCCTGCGCGAGGTCAACAGCCACGGCGGCAACGAAGGCCAGGCGCGCAACCTCGTTTACCTCGACAAGAACACCGGCAAGACCCTTTCGCGGAAATTCGCCGGGCACATCGACTACCGCACGCAGCTGGCACCGGTGGCCAGCAACGGGAAATACACGGTCTATCCCTTCGGCGTCCACGACATCTACGGCTACCCCGCCGTTTGCCAGAATTTCAACCGCCTGATCTGCGCGGACGCGGACAACGAACGCAGGCTATGGGACTTCAACGTCGGCGATATCGATGCCCTCGCCGAGCCGGTGATGACCGAGGATCGCGTGCTGCAAGGCACCAGCGAAGGCTACCTGTATTCGCTGAAACTGGCCGGCACCAACAGGCATGACCTGGTCGCCTGGAAATTCCACGCGGAGGGTGCGGTAAATACGGCGGTCACAGTAGCAGGCGGAAACGTCTTTTTCGGATCGAACGGCGGCGTGCTCTACGCGCTCAAGGAATCCGACGGATCGCTCGTCTGGGAAACACGCGTGGAGGCACCCGAAAAAGGCGCGCGCAAGCAATTCACTGTCCCGCTTTTCCTCGACGGGAAAATCTACGTCGGCGGAGCGAACAAGCATCTCTATTGCCTCGACGCCAAATCCGGAGAGATCGAATGGAAGACCAAGTTGTCCGATTGGATCCGCTCGAAACCGGCGATGACTTCCACGGGACTGCTGGTCGCCAGCGTCGATGGAAAGATCGCATGCCTGAACAAGACGGATGGAAAGATCCAGTGGAGCAAAACCATCTCCACCCATCAGGTCTACTCCGACCTCGTGAGCGCCGGGGACTCCGTGCTGGTCAGCGACAGCGACCTGTGGCTGCGCCGGATCGGTGCCTCGGGCGAAGTCCTCTGGAAACGCAGCCTGCTGAACGCTTACGAAAACGAAAAGGGCGAGCGCATCTTCACCGATGTGCTTTCCGGCGGCACCTACTACCAATCCAAGCCGACCGCCGCGGACGGCATCGTCTATTTCGGAAACGCGGCCGGATTCCTTTTCGCTGTCGATGCGGACACGGGTGAGGAGATCTGGAAGTTCGAAATGGGCGGTGCCATCTCGGTGGGTCCCGCCATCGGTGAGGGCAAGGTTTTCGCCGGACAGCAGGGCGGCGAGCGGTTCTTCTACTGCGTCGATGCGAAAACGGGAGAACTCGTCTGGAAGCAGACGCTTCCCGGTGGCTGGGTCTGGGGATCGGCGGCCTACGACGACGGCATGGTCTATGTCCCCACCGTCAACGGATACGCCGTCTGCCTCGATGCGAAAACCGGCCACATCGTCTGGATGTACCCGACCGCCAAGTCCATCCCAGCGGAACCCGCCATCGACGGCGACCTGGTCTTCTTCGGATCATGGAGCGGTTCGCTCTATGCGTTCGAGAAGAAGACCGGCGAGATCGTCTGGAAGGTCAACGGCATCGAACTGGATTCCGGGACCCTGATCGCCTACGAGGGGAAAATCTACGTGCCGCACCACGCGAACGTGTTCATGAGCTTCGACGCGAAGACCGGAGCCATCCTGAGCGAAGGGAACAAGAACCCGCAGCATGCCGGGAATTTCTCCAACTTCAACGCGACGCCCGCCTTCTTCGAGAACCGCGCCTACTACACCGCGCGCGTCGGCCAAGGCCTCCGCGGAGTCCCCACCGCCTCACGGATCTATTGCGTGGACACCGAAAACGCCGAGGTGCTCTGGACCTTCCCCGACGGCGGCGGCCTCTCCGCACCCGCCATCGCCAACGGCCGCGTTTACATCGGCTCCGGGAACACCCCTTTCTTCTACTGCCTCGACGCCCTCACCGGAAAACCACTCTGGATCCACAAGTTCAACCAGCGCGTCGAGGAATCCACCCTCTGCATCTATCGCGACAAGGTCTTCGTCCTCGCCGGGGATGGTTATGTCCACGCGATCAAATGA
- a CDS encoding type II toxin-antitoxin system VapC family toxin: protein MIVLDTHIWVWWVHGDPALAASTRTLLDEAEQEEIGVSSISCWEVAKLVESGRLTLPCPVSDWIQQALSYPGIRLIELSPSICVESTQLPGTFHRDPADQIIVATSRILDAPLVTVDRKILDYPHVRLFPTNA from the coding sequence GTGATTGTCCTGGATACCCATATCTGGGTTTGGTGGGTTCATGGCGATCCTGCGCTGGCCGCATCGACTCGCACGTTGCTTGATGAGGCCGAGCAGGAGGAAATCGGTGTGAGCTCGATTTCATGCTGGGAGGTCGCCAAGTTGGTCGAGAGCGGTCGACTTACTCTGCCGTGTCCTGTTTCCGATTGGATCCAGCAGGCACTTTCCTATCCCGGCATAAGGCTCATCGAGCTTTCCCCGAGCATTTGCGTGGAGTCCACGCAGCTTCCGGGCACATTCCACCGCGACCCCGCTGACCAAATCATTGTCGCGACATCCCGCATCCTGGATGCACCCCTCGTTACCGTTGATCGCAAGATTTTGGATTATCCACACGTCCGGCTTTTCCCAACCAACGCCTGA
- a CDS encoding tetratricopeptide repeat protein, giving the protein MFFLPSPLPAQEELPVMEMEENLSREGSIPVRIVGGRLVAAVELSTVHSRIPVNLFIDYESPSGLQLHDSAAKALRTEDEFGQTIPITIHFPDFDITVDRREKGPEDEYGEFTRLHSEELNEDALVGSIGSRILSKYRVTFDLHEGRMELALPGGEEADGEEAAADDEEPGDEKLKVGITVTDGVVWLPIQLASGRIHAMAVSTTSYDSLIDREWCDIQGFPAGEIDPLKLGELNLAKCVAFRPQEVIYTDPPESIGVLGLNLLKHLHLTIDPSTKTAVCFISSPPIFPVADREYFEAEASGDADRLEAWLEKYPKERLSAEGAEKLLNDRLVEKATPGQIESAIRRLRVTWPDDMISTKALDLVKELLKTGYPEQAVLAGELGIEGGRTDRYPDSVHQLHATLGELFLGQDENKRAWRHLLSAAFGVPDDGRVNLNLGRFYEKEKRYNRALSRYVQAVTKVETGEQALEGLARVQRLMGDTTPLSVDTIAPLIAGKTYNYAAATRYRPTPEEETNRVALVEFFTNANYKKPGKEEGAIGGALGNEGVMTYFPREKVAMLTYHLLNPQLPPDSLSNKFAEETARFYQASLAMQLVNGNRLFPGEGRPEDAEKIFLEGRKLIRPSLAEKSRYKLELTGSVRDGDLTGSLKVTDLSPTDGSPTAPTIQIVLAERRVLYPSLSKVIIQNMVARAALTEQMKGIEFKPSDGQMVIPFSRSLEEIVLENTGYLKSRAGGAQLFAAKMDPRQLTIVAYVRDGASKKILQAIQIDPTVPEEPAAE; this is encoded by the coding sequence ATGTTTTTTCTTCCGTCGCCGTTGCCAGCTCAGGAGGAACTTCCGGTCATGGAGATGGAGGAAAACCTCTCGCGCGAGGGAAGCATCCCGGTCAGAATTGTCGGTGGCCGTCTGGTGGCCGCGGTGGAGTTGTCCACCGTTCACAGCCGGATTCCGGTGAACCTCTTCATCGACTATGAGAGCCCCAGCGGGCTTCAACTGCATGATAGTGCGGCCAAGGCTCTCAGGACTGAGGACGAATTCGGACAGACCATCCCCATCACCATCCATTTCCCGGATTTTGACATCACGGTGGATCGGCGTGAGAAGGGGCCGGAGGATGAGTATGGGGAGTTCACCCGCCTCCATTCCGAGGAACTCAATGAAGACGCCTTGGTCGGCTCGATCGGTTCGAGAATTCTCAGCAAGTATCGCGTCACTTTTGATCTGCACGAAGGACGCATGGAACTCGCACTCCCTGGCGGGGAGGAGGCCGACGGCGAAGAAGCCGCTGCGGATGACGAAGAACCCGGCGATGAGAAACTGAAAGTGGGCATCACGGTCACCGACGGCGTCGTCTGGCTGCCCATTCAACTGGCCAGCGGCAGGATCCATGCCATGGCCGTGTCCACCACGAGCTACGACAGCCTCATCGATCGGGAATGGTGCGATATCCAAGGCTTTCCCGCCGGTGAGATCGATCCGCTGAAGCTGGGCGAACTCAACCTCGCAAAGTGTGTCGCCTTCCGCCCGCAGGAGGTGATCTACACGGATCCGCCTGAGTCGATCGGGGTGCTGGGTCTCAATTTGCTCAAGCACCTGCACCTGACCATCGACCCAAGCACCAAAACGGCAGTCTGCTTTATCTCTTCTCCACCGATCTTTCCGGTGGCGGATCGCGAATACTTCGAGGCCGAGGCCTCCGGCGATGCCGACCGGCTTGAGGCTTGGTTGGAGAAATATCCCAAGGAACGGCTTAGCGCCGAAGGGGCGGAGAAACTCCTCAACGACCGACTCGTTGAAAAGGCCACCCCCGGGCAAATCGAATCGGCGATACGCCGCCTGAGGGTCACCTGGCCGGATGACATGATCAGCACCAAGGCGCTTGATCTGGTGAAGGAGCTTTTGAAAACCGGCTATCCCGAGCAAGCGGTGCTCGCCGGCGAACTCGGTATCGAGGGCGGCCGCACCGACCGCTACCCGGATTCCGTTCACCAACTGCACGCCACGCTGGGAGAACTCTTTCTTGGGCAGGATGAAAACAAGCGTGCCTGGCGCCATCTTCTCTCCGCCGCCTTCGGGGTTCCGGACGATGGACGGGTCAATCTGAACCTGGGTCGTTTTTATGAGAAAGAGAAACGCTACAACCGTGCTCTTTCGCGATACGTTCAGGCGGTCACCAAGGTCGAGACCGGTGAGCAGGCGCTGGAAGGTCTCGCCCGCGTCCAGCGGTTGATGGGGGATACCACGCCACTCTCCGTGGATACCATCGCCCCGCTCATCGCCGGCAAGACCTACAACTACGCCGCCGCCACCCGCTATCGCCCCACACCCGAGGAAGAAACAAACCGCGTCGCCCTGGTCGAGTTTTTCACCAACGCCAACTACAAGAAGCCCGGCAAAGAGGAAGGCGCCATCGGCGGTGCGCTGGGCAACGAGGGAGTGATGACCTACTTCCCGCGGGAGAAGGTCGCCATGCTGACCTACCACTTGCTGAATCCACAGCTGCCACCCGATTCGCTCTCCAACAAGTTCGCGGAGGAGACCGCCAGATTCTATCAAGCCTCCCTTGCCATGCAACTCGTCAACGGCAACCGGTTATTCCCCGGAGAAGGTCGCCCGGAAGATGCGGAGAAGATCTTTCTTGAAGGCCGCAAGCTCATCCGCCCGAGCCTCGCCGAGAAAAGCCGCTACAAGCTTGAACTCACCGGCTCGGTTCGGGATGGCGACCTAACCGGTTCCTTGAAAGTGACCGACCTCTCGCCCACCGACGGCTCGCCAACGGCTCCCACCATCCAGATCGTATTGGCCGAGCGGCGGGTGCTCTATCCGAGCCTGAGCAAGGTCATCATCCAGAACATGGTCGCGCGCGCCGCCTTGACGGAGCAGATGAAAGGAATCGAATTCAAACCCTCCGACGGTCAGATGGTCATTCCCTTCTCTCGCTCCTTGGAAGAAATCGTTTTGGAGAACACCGGGTATCTTAAATCGCGTGCCGGAGGCGCACAGCTCTTCGCCGCCAAGATGGATCCCCGCCAACTGACCATCGTCGCCTACGTCAGGGATGGCGCTTCCAAGAAAATCCTGCAGGCCATCCAGATCGATCCCACCGTGCCGGAAGAGCCCGCCGCCGAATGA
- a CDS encoding substrate-binding domain-containing protein — MNYMQPFHLRSAAEQVAEHLRAGLESGVWREEMPGETALAKELGVNPKTVQAALALLVREGVLGNQGERKPRRILAAHGIAKRSLRIGMLLGDAFDRQAEYIAEIHHRLTAGGHAPFFARKNLTDLGMDVGRVAAFVERTHADVWLVVAAPRKVIEWFAAGPRPVFGLFGSMKNLPIAGGGPQKLDAYAEVVRTLVAQGHKRIVLLARLSRREPVPVDHERVFLRTLGEAGIEVGDYHFPRWENTREGFQKCLEGLFRVNPPTALVVQETTLFSVVQQFLGARGIRVPHDVSLVCDDPDPTFEWRVPSVAHIRWDSEPWIRRACRWADNIARGKDDRRSVVSHSEFVNGGTIGPVPR; from the coding sequence ATGAACTACATGCAACCATTTCATCTGAGATCCGCCGCCGAGCAGGTGGCGGAGCACTTGCGGGCCGGGCTGGAGAGCGGCGTTTGGCGGGAGGAGATGCCCGGGGAGACCGCGCTGGCGAAGGAACTGGGCGTGAATCCCAAGACGGTGCAGGCGGCACTTGCCCTGCTGGTGCGGGAGGGGGTGCTCGGGAACCAAGGGGAGCGCAAGCCGCGCCGCATTCTGGCGGCACATGGGATTGCCAAGCGTTCGCTGCGCATCGGCATGCTGCTGGGCGATGCGTTCGACCGTCAGGCGGAATACATCGCGGAAATCCATCACCGGCTTACGGCCGGCGGACATGCGCCGTTTTTCGCGCGGAAAAACCTCACCGATCTGGGTATGGATGTCGGGAGGGTGGCGGCCTTCGTGGAGAGAACCCACGCGGATGTCTGGCTGGTGGTGGCGGCTCCCCGCAAGGTGATCGAGTGGTTCGCAGCCGGCCCTCGCCCGGTGTTCGGGCTTTTCGGATCCATGAAGAACCTGCCGATCGCCGGCGGAGGGCCGCAGAAACTTGATGCCTATGCCGAGGTGGTGCGCACCTTGGTGGCGCAAGGCCACAAGAGGATCGTCCTTCTCGCACGCCTGTCTCGGCGGGAGCCTGTGCCTGTGGATCACGAGCGGGTTTTTCTGCGAACGCTGGGCGAGGCGGGCATCGAGGTGGGCGATTACCATTTTCCCCGCTGGGAGAATACCCGGGAGGGTTTCCAGAAGTGCCTGGAGGGATTGTTCCGCGTGAATCCGCCTACCGCCCTGGTGGTCCAGGAAACGACCTTGTTCAGCGTGGTGCAGCAGTTCCTTGGCGCGCGGGGAATCCGGGTGCCGCATGACGTCTCGCTGGTCTGCGATGACCCGGATCCCACCTTCGAGTGGCGGGTGCCGAGCGTCGCCCATATCCGGTGGGACAGCGAACCGTGGATCCGGCGAGCGTGCCGCTGGGCCGACAACATCGCCCGCGGCAAGGACGACCGCCGCAGTGTCGTGAGTCACTCGGAATTCGTGAACGGGGGCACCATCGGGCCGGTGCCGAGGTGA